Proteins encoded within one genomic window of Gemmatimonadaceae bacterium:
- a CDS encoding helix-turn-helix transcriptional regulator — MALGDLEQLVMLALLRLGEDGFGAAVQREIAERSGRDVTLGAVYTALARLEEKGFVRSYVGDPLPQRGGRRRRHYEVRPEGRVAIAEAWRAMKALSRGLTTQLDG, encoded by the coding sequence ATGGCACTCGGGGATCTGGAACAGTTGGTGATGCTGGCGCTGCTGCGCCTGGGCGAGGACGGCTTTGGCGCGGCGGTGCAGCGCGAGATCGCCGAGCGCTCCGGGCGCGACGTCACGTTAGGTGCCGTCTATACGGCGCTTGCCAGGCTGGAGGAGAAGGGCTTCGTGCGCTCGTACGTGGGCGACCCGCTCCCGCAGCGCGGCGGTCGCCGGCGGCGACACTACGAGGTCCGTCCCGAAGGGCGCGTGGCCATCGCCGAAGCCTGGCGCGCCATGAAGGCGCTCTCGCGCGGTCTCACCACGCAGCTCGATGGATGA